A window from Symbiopectobacterium purcellii encodes these proteins:
- a CDS encoding HD domain-containing protein: MSLALPTLEFGTLTEVVGFLMEIDKLKSVQRRSKIIGSSRHEDSAEHSWHFAVAAMSLAPYASQDVDIQRVIQMALVHDIVEIDAGDVMVYDLSAREAIQAQEEAAAVRLFGLLPEPQRQHFLQLWQEYEAGDTANARFALMIDRIMPILMNLHNGGQSWVENGIRLEQVLGRASFIAEINPELWRYLKDHLETAQAKGWLG, from the coding sequence ATGTCCCTGGCTTTACCCACTCTTGAGTTCGGTACGCTGACCGAAGTAGTTGGTTTCCTGATGGAAATTGATAAGCTAAAAAGCGTACAGCGTCGTTCAAAAATTATCGGCAGTTCCCGCCACGAAGATTCCGCAGAGCACAGTTGGCACTTTGCCGTTGCCGCGATGAGCCTGGCACCCTACGCCAGTCAGGACGTGGATATTCAGCGCGTGATTCAAATGGCCTTGGTGCATGATATCGTCGAGATCGATGCTGGCGACGTGATGGTCTACGATCTTAGCGCTCGAGAAGCGATTCAGGCGCAGGAAGAAGCTGCTGCCGTTCGGTTATTTGGCCTGCTGCCCGAACCGCAACGTCAGCATTTTCTGCAACTGTGGCAGGAATATGAAGCGGGCGACACCGCGAACGCGCGTTTTGCACTGATGATCGACCGCATTATGCCTATCCTGATGAACCTGCATAACGGTGGGCAAAGCTGGGTCGAAAACGGTATCCGACTGGAGCAAGTATTGGGACGCGCCAGCTTTATTGCCGAGATCAATCCTGAACTGTGGCGCTACCTGAAAGATCACCTGGAAACGGCGCAGGCCAAAGGGTGGTTAGGGTAA
- the trhA gene encoding PAQR family membrane homeostasis protein TrhA → MVKSESNAGYTLAEEIANSISHGAGVVLGIVGLVLLLVQAVDNGATSMAIASYSLYGGTIILLFLASTLYHAIPSPRAKPWLKRFDHCAIYLLIAGTYTPFLLVGLDSPLARGLMIVIWSMALVGVLFKLAFAHRFEVLSLVTYLVMGWLSLIVIYQLVQVLAPAGVTLLAVGGAVYTLGVIFYVCKRIPYNHAIWHGFVLGGSLCHFLAIYLYV, encoded by the coding sequence ATGGTGAAATCAGAGAGTAATGCGGGTTATACGTTGGCGGAGGAGATAGCCAACAGTATCAGTCATGGCGCTGGCGTGGTGTTGGGGATAGTCGGGTTGGTGCTGTTGCTGGTACAAGCGGTGGACAATGGCGCGACGAGCATGGCTATCGCCAGCTACAGTTTGTATGGCGGCACCATTATTCTGCTGTTCCTGGCCTCCACGCTCTACCATGCGATTCCCAGTCCGCGCGCTAAACCCTGGCTCAAACGGTTCGATCACTGCGCCATCTATCTGCTGATAGCGGGTACTTACACGCCATTTCTGTTGGTGGGGCTGGATTCGCCATTGGCCCGTGGCCTGATGATTGTCATTTGGAGCATGGCGCTGGTCGGGGTGTTATTTAAGCTGGCCTTCGCGCATCGTTTTGAAGTGCTGTCGCTGGTGACCTATCTGGTGATGGGATGGCTGTCACTGATTGTGATTTATCAGTTGGTGCAGGTGTTGGCACCGGCTGGTGTCACCTTATTGGCGGTGGGCGGCGCGGTATATACGTTAGGCGTGATTTTTTACGTCTGTAAACGTATCCCCTATAACCACGCCATCTGGCATGGTTTTGTCCTGGGTGGCAGCCTGTGCCATTTTCTGGCGATCTACCTTTACGTTTAG
- the ygfZ gene encoding tRNA-modifying protein YgfZ, which produces MATPFPFAAQTVKSNAIMASAQLPATLIALDDWALVTLTGPDTRTYLQGQVTADVNALAPDQHVLCGHCDAKGKMWSALRLFAHNDGFAYLVRRNLRDTQLNELKKYAVFAKTTIAAEDNLQLIGAAGSTIRERLAEVFSALPDSEHPVVSHPFGTLLYFSLPAERFLLVLNQEGTAALSAALADSVQWANSQQWLALDIESALPIIDNVNSAQFIPQATNIQALNGISFNKGCYTGQEMVARAKFRGANKRALYWLAGTSPRVPEAGEDLELKMGENWRRTGTILAACPLSDGTLWVQAVLNNDLEADSVLRVRDAAESQLSLQPLPYSLSE; this is translated from the coding sequence ATGGCAACCCCATTTCCCTTTGCTGCACAAACCGTTAAATCAAACGCCATCATGGCCTCGGCGCAGCTTCCCGCTACGCTGATAGCACTTGATGACTGGGCTCTGGTGACGCTGACCGGCCCGGACACGCGCACTTACCTGCAAGGCCAGGTAACGGCCGATGTTAACGCGTTAGCCCCCGATCAACATGTACTTTGCGGCCACTGTGATGCCAAGGGCAAAATGTGGAGCGCACTGCGTCTGTTTGCCCACAACGATGGCTTCGCTTATCTGGTACGTCGCAATCTGCGTGATACGCAGTTAAATGAGTTAAAAAAATACGCCGTATTCGCCAAAACCACTATCGCCGCTGAGGACAATCTCCAGCTTATCGGTGCTGCGGGAAGCACTATACGCGAACGTTTAGCCGAGGTCTTCTCTGCGCTGCCAGACAGTGAGCACCCCGTCGTCAGTCACCCCTTCGGTACGCTGCTCTATTTTTCCCTTCCTGCTGAGCGTTTCCTTCTGGTACTGAACCAAGAAGGCACCGCCGCGCTAAGCGCCGCACTGGCAGACAGCGTACAATGGGCCAACAGTCAACAGTGGCTGGCACTGGATATTGAATCCGCACTGCCGATTATTGACAACGTAAACAGCGCGCAGTTCATCCCGCAAGCAACGAATATACAGGCACTTAACGGCATCAGTTTTAATAAAGGCTGCTACACCGGGCAGGAGATGGTGGCGCGGGCAAAATTTCGCGGAGCCAACAAGCGGGCGCTTTATTGGCTGGCGGGCACGTCACCGCGCGTGCCAGAAGCGGGCGAAGATCTGGAACTGAAAATGGGTGAAAACTGGCGTCGCACCGGTACGATACTCGCCGCCTGCCCGTTAAGCGATGGCACACTGTGGGTGCAAGCGGTACTGAATAACGATCTGGAAGCAGATAGCGTATTGCGAGTGCGGGACGCAGCCGAGAGTCAACTGAGCCTGCAACCGCTGCCTTACTCACTGTCTGAATAA
- the sdhE gene encoding FAD assembly factor SdhE gives MDIDNKARIHWACRRGMRELDIAIMPFFEHEYDVLNDDDKRAFVRLLQCDDPDLFNWLMNHGEPEDGEPKRMISLIQTRNKDRGPVAL, from the coding sequence ATGGATATCGATAATAAGGCGCGAATTCACTGGGCGTGCCGCCGAGGAATGCGAGAATTGGATATCGCCATCATGCCCTTTTTTGAACATGAGTATGATGTGCTAAACGATGATGACAAACGCGCTTTTGTGCGTTTATTGCAGTGCGATGACCCTGACCTGTTCAACTGGTTGATGAACCACGGAGAACCGGAAGATGGGGAACCGAAACGCATGATCTCTCTTATTCAGACGCGAAATAAAGATCGTGGCCCTGTGGCGCTGTGA
- a CDS encoding protein YgfX, with translation MALWRCDLRVSWRMQVFSLLVHGPLLLLILLAPWPDGYAVLWLSLMTLVVFGFIRSQRNIKARHGEIVLQAEANLEWQHHRWRIIRRPWMLKNGILLSLRRSDGKRRQRLWLASDNMDKQEWRHLRQLLLENKAWAGENPDAQ, from the coding sequence GTGGCCCTGTGGCGCTGTGATTTACGCGTCTCCTGGCGCATGCAGGTATTTTCTTTGCTGGTGCACGGGCCGTTGCTGCTGTTGATTCTGCTGGCACCGTGGCCGGACGGTTATGCGGTGCTCTGGCTCTCGCTGATGACGCTGGTGGTGTTCGGGTTTATCCGCAGCCAGCGTAATATCAAAGCGCGCCACGGCGAAATCGTGTTGCAGGCTGAAGCAAACCTAGAGTGGCAGCATCATCGCTGGCGCATTATCCGCCGTCCGTGGATGTTGAAAAACGGTATCTTACTGTCGCTGCGGCGCAGTGACGGCAAGCGGCGGCAGCGGCTCTGGCTGGCATCAGACAACATGGATAAGCAGGAGTGGCGACACTTGCGCCAGCTGTTGCTGGAGAATAAGGCGTGGGCGGGAGAAAACCCGGACGCACAGTAG
- the fldB gene encoding flavodoxin FldB, translating into MKIGLFYGSSTCYTEMAAEKIRDILGESLVDLHNVKDVDTQKMEEYEFLILGIPTWDFGEIQEDWEALWGQLSSLNLQGRIVALYGMGDQLGYGEWFLDALGMLHQQLAASGAIFIGYWPTEGYEFTTTKPLTPDGKCFVGLALDEVNQYDLSDERLQQWCEQILLEMAEQM; encoded by the coding sequence ATGAAAATTGGTTTGTTCTACGGCTCCAGCACCTGCTACACCGAGATGGCAGCAGAAAAAATTCGCGATATCTTGGGCGAATCGCTGGTCGACCTGCATAACGTGAAAGATGTCGATACGCAGAAGATGGAAGAGTATGAATTCCTGATTCTGGGTATCCCAACGTGGGATTTCGGTGAGATTCAGGAAGATTGGGAAGCCCTTTGGGGACAGCTATCCTCGTTGAATCTGCAAGGGAGAATCGTTGCGCTGTATGGCATGGGTGACCAGCTAGGCTACGGTGAATGGTTCCTTGATGCCCTCGGCATGTTGCATCAGCAGCTGGCCGCGAGCGGTGCAATATTTATTGGCTATTGGCCCACCGAAGGCTATGAGTTCACTACCACCAAACCGCTCACGCCGGATGGGAAATGCTTTGTCGGGCTGGCGCTTGATGAAGTGAATCAGTATGACCTAAGCGATGAGCGCTTACAGCAGTGGTGTGAGCAGATTTTACTGGAAATGGCTGAGCAGATGTAA
- a CDS encoding MFS transporter, giving the protein MQATITPTLDAEADAAPVNSRSKVVVASLIGTAIEFFDFYIYATAAVLIFPHIFFPQGDPTAATLQSLATFAIAFVARPIGSALFGHFGDRVGRKVTLVASLLTMGISTVLIGLLPTYASIGIFAPLLLALARFGQGLGLGGEWGGAALLATENAPAHKRALYGSFPQLGAPIGFFFANGTFLLLSWLLSEEQFMTWGWRVPFVASAVLVLIGLYVRVSLHEAPVFTKAIEAGKKVRIPLGTLLNKHLKATILGTFIMLATYTLFYIMTVYSMTFGTSPIPKGLGFSRNSFLWMLMVAVIAFGLLIPVAGLLADAYGRRKTMIVVTCGMLVFSMLFPSLLGSGSQPLVMLFLVLGLGLMGLTFGPMGALLPELFPTEVRYTGASFSYNVSSILGASVAPYIAAWLTANYGLFYVGVYLFAMASLTLIALLLTKETRHQALE; this is encoded by the coding sequence ATGCAAGCCACCATCACGCCCACTCTCGATGCAGAGGCGGACGCAGCCCCGGTTAACTCCCGCAGTAAGGTTGTTGTCGCTTCATTGATCGGAACCGCGATCGAATTTTTCGATTTTTATATCTATGCCACTGCCGCTGTGCTGATTTTCCCGCATATTTTCTTCCCGCAGGGCGATCCGACCGCCGCGACGCTACAGTCGCTCGCCACCTTTGCCATTGCCTTTGTGGCTCGCCCGATTGGTTCTGCGCTGTTTGGCCACTTCGGTGACCGCGTCGGCCGTAAAGTGACGCTGGTCGCTTCTCTGCTGACCATGGGGATCTCTACCGTACTGATCGGCCTGCTACCAACCTACGCAAGCATTGGCATTTTCGCACCGTTGCTGCTGGCATTGGCGCGTTTTGGTCAAGGACTGGGTCTGGGCGGTGAGTGGGGCGGAGCAGCATTGCTGGCTACCGAAAACGCACCCGCCCACAAGCGCGCACTGTATGGATCATTCCCGCAATTGGGCGCACCGATCGGCTTCTTCTTCGCCAACGGCACGTTCCTGCTGCTCTCCTGGTTATTAAGCGAAGAGCAGTTCATGACCTGGGGATGGCGCGTGCCTTTCGTTGCCTCGGCGGTATTGGTCTTGATCGGCCTGTATGTGCGTGTCTCTCTGCACGAAGCGCCCGTGTTTACCAAAGCAATCGAAGCGGGCAAGAAAGTCCGTATTCCGCTGGGAACGCTGCTGAACAAGCATCTGAAAGCAACCATTCTTGGCACGTTCATCATGCTTGCTACCTATACGCTGTTCTACATCATGACGGTCTATTCCATGACCTTTGGCACCTCGCCAATCCCCAAAGGGCTGGGCTTCTCGCGTAACAGCTTCCTGTGGATGCTGATGGTAGCGGTTATTGCCTTTGGTCTGCTGATCCCGGTTGCCGGACTGTTGGCAGATGCCTATGGCCGCCGTAAGACCATGATTGTTGTTACCTGCGGCATGCTAGTGTTCTCGATGCTGTTCCCATCCCTGTTAGGATCTGGCAGCCAACCGCTGGTAATGTTATTTCTGGTGCTGGGCCTGGGTCTAATGGGCTTAACCTTCGGGCCAATGGGTGCATTGCTGCCTGAACTGTTCCCCACCGAAGTGCGTTATACCGGCGCGTCGTTCTCCTATAACGTTTCGTCGATTCTGGGCGCATCGGTTGCACCGTATATTGCCGCCTGGCTGACCGCCAACTACGGTCTGTTCTACGTGGGTGTCTACCTGTTCGCCATGGCGTCCTTAACGCTTATCGCATTATTGCTGACCAAAGAAACACGTCATCAGGCACTCGAATAA
- the xerD gene encoding site-specific tyrosine recombinase XerD gives MQAQDRAHIEQFLEAMWLERNLADNTLTSYRRDLTALADWLEHADNDLLQVQALDLQAYLAERVEGGYKATSSARLLSAMRRFFQYLYREKRRSDDPSAVLSSPKLPQRLPKDLSEAQVNALLQAPCVEEPLELRDKAMLEVLYATGLRVSELVGLTIADVSLRQGVVRVIGKGNKERLVPLGEEAIYWLERYLEHGMPWLLNGQTLDVLFPSSRAQQMTRQTFWHRIKHYAVLASIDSEKLSPHVLRHAFATHLLNHGADLRVVQMLLGHSDLSTTQIYTHVATERLKQLHQQHHPRA, from the coding sequence ATGCAAGCACAGGATCGGGCACATATCGAACAGTTTCTTGAAGCTATGTGGCTGGAGCGAAACCTGGCGGACAACACGCTGACCTCCTACCGGCGAGATTTAACCGCACTGGCCGATTGGCTGGAGCATGCTGACAATGATTTATTGCAGGTGCAGGCGCTGGATCTGCAAGCTTATCTCGCCGAACGCGTGGAAGGGGGATACAAAGCGACCAGTTCGGCGCGTTTATTGAGTGCCATGCGTCGTTTTTTTCAGTATTTATACCGGGAAAAACGGCGTAGTGACGATCCCAGCGCGGTATTGTCTTCTCCTAAGTTGCCCCAGCGTTTGCCCAAAGACCTCAGCGAGGCGCAGGTGAATGCGTTGCTGCAAGCGCCCTGTGTCGAAGAACCACTCGAACTGCGCGATAAAGCCATGCTTGAGGTGCTGTATGCCACCGGGCTGCGCGTCTCGGAACTGGTGGGGCTGACCATTGCAGATGTCAGTTTACGCCAGGGTGTCGTGCGGGTGATTGGTAAAGGCAATAAAGAACGGCTGGTGCCGCTCGGGGAAGAGGCCATTTATTGGCTGGAGCGCTACCTTGAGCACGGTATGCCCTGGTTGCTGAACGGACAAACGCTGGATGTGCTGTTTCCAAGCTCCAGGGCGCAGCAGATGACGCGCCAAACCTTTTGGCACCGAATCAAACACTATGCCGTGCTGGCATCCATTGACAGTGAGAAGCTTTCACCGCATGTTTTACGCCATGCTTTCGCTACGCACTTGCTGAACCACGGGGCTGATTTGCGTGTCGTACAAATGTTGTTGGGACATAGCGATCTTTCAACAACGCAAATTTACACACACGTTGCCACTGAACGGCTGAAGCAATTGCATCAACAGCATCATCCGCGCGCCTGA
- the dsbC gene encoding bifunctional protein-disulfide isomerase/oxidoreductase DsbC, translated as MKKGLMALSLLLAATSSAVHADDAAIKQTLTKLGIEKIEIQPAPVAGLKTVLTESGVLYVTEDGKHLLQGPLYALDGGTPVNVTNQILKGKLDALQDQMIVYKAAQEKHVITVFTDITCGYCHKLHEQMKDYNDLGITIRYLAFPRQGLNSPTEKDMQSIWCTANRNKAYDAASRGEAISPATCKTNIGAHYELGIQFGVQGTPAIVLEDGTVVPGYQAPKEMLAMLNAHRAAAKPGA; from the coding sequence ATGAAAAAAGGGCTAATGGCGCTTTCCTTACTGCTCGCGGCGACGAGCAGCGCAGTACACGCCGACGACGCGGCGATTAAGCAGACGCTGACCAAACTGGGCATTGAAAAAATAGAGATCCAGCCTGCGCCGGTCGCTGGCCTTAAAACGGTGTTGACGGAAAGCGGCGTGCTCTACGTAACAGAAGATGGCAAACACCTGCTGCAAGGGCCGCTCTACGCATTGGATGGCGGCACGCCGGTGAACGTGACCAACCAGATTCTCAAGGGCAAACTGGATGCCTTGCAGGATCAAATGATCGTCTACAAAGCGGCGCAGGAAAAACATGTGATTACCGTTTTCACCGATATCACCTGTGGTTACTGTCATAAACTGCATGAGCAGATGAAAGACTACAACGATCTGGGCATTACCATTCGCTACCTGGCTTTCCCGCGTCAGGGGTTGAATTCGCCGACGGAAAAAGACATGCAGTCTATTTGGTGCACCGCTAACCGTAACAAGGCGTATGACGCCGCGTCGCGCGGTGAGGCTATCTCCCCGGCAACCTGCAAGACTAATATCGGTGCGCATTACGAACTGGGCATTCAGTTCGGTGTGCAAGGCACGCCAGCGATCGTGCTGGAAGACGGCACCGTGGTTCCGGGTTATCAGGCACCGAAAGAGATGTTAGCCATGCTGAATGCGCATCGAGCGGCGGCCAAACCGGGCGCGTAA